A genomic window from Osmia bicornis bicornis chromosome 6, iOsmBic2.1, whole genome shotgun sequence includes:
- the LOC114876845 gene encoding knirps-related protein-like, with amino-acid sequence MNQQCKVCGEPAAGFHFGAFTCEGCKSFFGRSYNNLSSISECKNGGECVINKKNRTACKACRLRKCLLVGMSKSGSRYGRRSNWFKIHCLLQEQQQQQQQQQHHYQQNLPSQQLAQQQRKPMSPPIGIHPGQRKDDVLMLGLDDYKNSTSPSISSPESHNSDSSVEISERRAAFSGHPGFRPLHSHLQPSVAELSALSKEMMSLPLGFHLGGMSLIPPAFLPPPSLTMFSPYHLYATSHGASHPLVPNHSSNLLRHSPVIEDCTGATTTAATTATTTTTTISIDTKDPCGKNNNNNNDTYAHNHNVQPSRRSASPNQEIGETYNKRFYLDAVLKSQRTRVAGSPVGSVKQRSEDGSPVCSPKPETDCPPPQDNPIDLSMKSTLTATSEENEDDEIDMESVSDRDSPPVKKKPAPIDLTTKS; translated from the exons ATGAATCAACAGTGCAAGGTGTGCGGCGAACCCGCGGCCGGCTTCCATTTTGGTGCATTCACCTGCGAGGGTTGCAAG TCGTTCTTTGGGAGATCATACAACAACCTGAGCAGCATTTCCGAGTGCAAGAACGGAGGCGAGTGTGTCATCAACAAGAAGAACCGAACCGCCTGCAAGGCTTGCCGTCTACGAAAATGCTTGCTGGTAGGCATGTCGAAATCGGGCTCGCGTTACGGACGCAGATCGAACTGGTTCAAAATTCACTGTCTACTTCAAgaacaacagcagcaacaacaacaacagcaacaccATTACCAACAGAATCTCCCCAGTCAACAACTAGCGCAACAACAACGAAAACCTATGAGCCCACCTATCGGCATCCATCCGGGTCAACGAAAGGACGACGTTCTGATGCTAGGTCTGGATGACTACAAAAATTCAACATCGCCCAGTATCAGTTCTCCAGAATCGCATAACAGCGACAGTTCTGTAGAGATATCCGAGAGACGAGCCGCTTTCTCGGGTCATCCAGGATTCAGACCACTGCATTCTCACCTGCAGCCCTCTGTGGCTGAACTGTCCGCGCTCAGCAAAGAGATGATGAGCCTACCACTTGGTTTCCATCTTGGTGGCATGTCTCTGATACCACCAGCTTTTCTGCCACCACCGAGCTTAACAATGTTCTCTCCGTATCATTTGTACGCGACCTCCCACGGGGCTTCCCATCCGTTGGTACCTAACCATTCGTCTAACCTACTTCGGCATTCGCCCGTGATCGAGGATTGCACCGGTGCAACCACCACCGCGGCTACTACCGCCACAACCACCACCACTACCATCAGCATCGACACCAAGGATCCATGCGGGAAgaacaacaataataacaaCGACACATACGCGCATAATCATAACGTACAACCGTCGAGACGAAGCGCCTCCCCTAATCAAGAAATAGGAGAGACTTATAACAAACGATTCTACCTTGACGCTGTGTTGAAGAGCCAACGAACACGCGTCGCGGGTTCTCCAGTAGGGTCTGTGAAGCAACGTTCGGAGGACGGTTCTCCAGTTTGCAGTCCAAAACCGGAGACCGATTGTCCACCCCCGCAGGACAATCCTATAGACCTGTCCATGAAGTCTACTTTGACTGCTACGAGCGAGGAGAACGAGGATGACGAGATAGACATGGAGAGCGTGAGCGACAGAGACAGTCCTCCTGTCAAGAAGAAACCAGCACCCATAGATCTGACAACGAAATCCTAG